The following proteins come from a genomic window of Streptomyces sp. GS7:
- the ligD gene encoding non-homologous end-joining DNA ligase, giving the protein MSPITVVEGRRLSLTNLDKVLYPETGTTKGEVLHYCTTTADPLLAHLHDRPVSFLRFPDGPGGQRFFTKNVPPGTPSWVETCEVPHSRSAPTRQVLIQDLATLVWAANLVVELHAPQWTRDAPGVADRLVLDLDPGAPATVVECCTVARWLRGRLAADGLDAYVKTSGSKGLHLIVPVEPTSAEHTTAYARALAVEARTALPDLVVHKMTRALRAGRVFVDFSQNAAAKTTAVAYTLRARPTPTVSTPVTWHEVAACTEPGQLAFRFDEIAERRERYGDLLGPLLDPGRARPLPGPTRRLA; this is encoded by the coding sequence ATGTCGCCGATCACCGTCGTGGAGGGGCGGCGCCTCTCGCTGACCAACCTGGACAAGGTCCTCTATCCGGAGACCGGCACCACCAAGGGTGAGGTGCTGCACTACTGCACCACCACCGCGGACCCGCTGCTCGCGCACCTCCACGACCGGCCGGTGTCCTTCCTGCGCTTCCCGGACGGGCCCGGCGGCCAGCGCTTCTTCACCAAGAACGTGCCGCCCGGCACGCCCTCCTGGGTGGAGACCTGCGAGGTCCCCCATTCGCGGTCGGCGCCCACCCGCCAGGTCCTGATCCAGGACCTGGCCACCCTGGTCTGGGCCGCCAACCTGGTCGTCGAACTGCACGCCCCGCAGTGGACCCGCGACGCACCGGGCGTCGCCGACCGGCTGGTCCTCGACCTGGACCCCGGCGCACCGGCCACCGTCGTCGAGTGCTGCACCGTCGCCCGCTGGCTGCGCGGCCGGCTGGCCGCCGACGGGCTGGACGCCTACGTCAAGACCAGCGGCTCCAAGGGCCTCCACCTGATCGTGCCCGTCGAGCCCACCTCCGCCGAGCACACCACCGCCTACGCCAGGGCCCTGGCCGTGGAGGCCCGGACGGCCCTTCCGGACCTGGTCGTGCACAAGATGACCAGGGCGCTGCGCGCCGGCAGGGTCTTCGTCGACTTCTCCCAGAACGCCGCGGCCAAAACCACCGCGGTCGCCTACACCCTGCGCGCCCGTCCGACCCCGACCGTCTCCACCCCCGTCACCTGGCACGAGGTCGCCGCCTGCACCGAACCGGGCCAACTCGCCTTCCGCTTCGACGAGATCGCGGAGCGCCGCGAGCGGTACGGCGACCTGCTCGGGCCGCTGCTCGACCCCGGCCGGGCCCGCCCGCTGCCCGGCCCCACCCGGCGACTGGCATAG
- the ku gene encoding non-homologous end joining protein Ku — protein MRSIWNGSISFGLVTIPVKTYSATDRTSSVSFVRIHEKDGAPVQYRKVCELDGEEVPNEEIGKGYQPPGDDIVVPITDDDLSRLPLPTAKTLAILSFVDPGEIDPLQLDKSYYLAPNGAAAARPYALLREALEHHRKIAIGKVAMRGRENLAMLRAYEGALVMHALLWPDQIRPADGVAPEDVKIRENELTLAETLMDSLGELDPAELHDDYRQAVEELVAAKLEGTAPAAPDTSGTSGALVIDLTAALEKSVRAARGGGSGTGSASVTPLRARGTAAEKAPAKRTATAAKPPAKAAKSGTAQRTARERTAAEKAEKAEKSAPAKRSAKAASTGQTRTAKAAASGAAAGSATKSTAKSTAKKPGRKAHA, from the coding sequence ATGCGATCTATATGGAACGGGTCGATATCGTTCGGCCTGGTCACCATCCCCGTGAAGACCTACAGCGCCACCGACCGGACCTCGTCCGTCTCCTTCGTCCGCATCCACGAGAAGGACGGCGCACCCGTCCAGTACCGCAAGGTCTGCGAACTGGACGGCGAGGAGGTGCCCAACGAGGAGATCGGCAAGGGCTATCAGCCGCCGGGCGACGACATCGTCGTGCCGATCACCGACGACGATCTGTCCCGGCTGCCGCTGCCGACCGCCAAGACCCTCGCCATCCTGTCCTTCGTCGACCCGGGCGAGATCGACCCGCTCCAACTGGACAAGTCCTACTACCTGGCGCCCAACGGGGCCGCCGCCGCCAGGCCGTACGCGCTGCTGCGGGAGGCGCTGGAGCACCACCGCAAGATCGCGATCGGCAAGGTGGCGATGCGGGGCCGGGAGAACCTGGCGATGCTGCGCGCCTACGAGGGCGCGCTGGTGATGCACGCGCTGCTGTGGCCGGATCAGATCCGGCCCGCGGACGGGGTCGCCCCCGAGGACGTGAAGATCCGCGAGAACGAACTCACGCTGGCCGAGACCCTGATGGACTCGCTGGGCGAACTCGACCCGGCCGAACTCCACGACGACTACCGCCAGGCCGTCGAGGAACTCGTCGCCGCCAAACTGGAGGGCACGGCCCCGGCCGCCCCCGACACGTCCGGCACCTCCGGCGCCCTGGTCATCGATCTGACGGCGGCCCTGGAGAAAAGCGTCCGGGCGGCCCGCGGCGGCGGGAGCGGCACCGGCTCCGCCTCGGTCACACCCCTGCGGGCGCGCGGTACGGCCGCCGAGAAGGCCCCGGCGAAGCGGACGGCGACCGCCGCGAAGCCGCCCGCGAAGGCCGCGAAGAGCGGCACCGCGCAGCGCACCGCGCGCGAACGGACCGCGGCGGAGAAGGCGGAGAAGGCGGAGAAGTCCGCACCGGCGAAGCGGTCGGCGAAGGCCGCCTCGACCGGGCAGACGAGAACGGCGAAGGCCGCGGCATCCGGCGCGGCGGCCGGGTCCGCGACCAAGTCCACGGCCAAGTCCACGGCCAAGAAGCCCGGCAGAAAAGCCCACGCCTAG
- a CDS encoding IS481 family transposase, which produces MPHRNAPLTETGRLRLARCVVDEGWTLRRAAERFQVSPTTAQRWADRYRLLGEAGMADRSSRPHHSPRRTPTRTERRIIKVRLLRRWGPARIAHLLRLVPSTVHRVLTRFGLARLTHLDRATGRPIRRYERDRPGELVHVDIKKLGNIPDGGGHRTLGRQAGRKTRSKVGYSYIHTAVDDHSRLAYSEIHTDEKKETATAFWTRAQTFFTTCGITVERVLTDNGACYKSHTWRDALAAAGITHKRTRPYRPQTNGKVERFNRTLLDEWAYAKPYRSETERREAFPQWLHTYNHHRGHTALKGKPPASRVPNLTGQYT; this is translated from the coding sequence GTGCCCCACCGTAATGCACCCCTGACCGAGACTGGACGGCTGCGTCTGGCCCGCTGCGTCGTCGACGAGGGCTGGACCCTGCGGCGGGCCGCCGAACGCTTCCAGGTCTCGCCCACCACCGCCCAGCGCTGGGCCGACCGCTACCGGCTGCTGGGTGAGGCGGGGATGGCAGACCGTTCAAGCCGCCCGCACCACAGCCCGCGCCGCACCCCGACACGCACGGAACGGCGCATCATCAAGGTCCGCCTCCTGCGCCGGTGGGGCCCGGCCCGCATCGCCCACCTGCTGCGACTGGTCCCCTCGACCGTGCACCGCGTGCTGACCCGGTTCGGCCTGGCCCGCCTGACCCACCTGGACCGGGCCACAGGCCGGCCGATACGCCGCTACGAACGCGACCGCCCCGGCGAGTTGGTCCACGTGGACATCAAGAAGCTCGGCAACATCCCCGACGGCGGCGGCCACAGGACACTCGGCCGGCAAGCAGGCCGCAAGACCCGCTCAAAAGTCGGCTACAGCTACATCCACACCGCCGTCGACGACCACTCCCGCCTGGCCTACAGCGAGATCCACACCGACGAGAAAAAGGAGACCGCCACCGCCTTCTGGACCCGGGCCCAAACGTTCTTCACCACCTGCGGCATCACCGTCGAACGCGTCCTGACCGACAACGGCGCCTGCTACAAGTCCCACACCTGGCGCGATGCCCTCGCAGCAGCCGGGATCACCCACAAGCGAACCCGGCCCTACCGGCCACAGACCAACGGCAAAGTCGAACGCTTCAACCGCACCCTGCTTGACGAATGGGCCTACGCGAAGCCCTACCGCTCAGAGACCGAACGCCGCGAAGCGTTCCCCCAATGGCTCCACACCTACAATCACCACCGCGGACACACCGCGCTCAAGGGCAAACCACCCGCCAGCCGCGTCCCCAACCTCACAGGGCAATACACCTAG
- a CDS encoding YchJ family protein: protein MPKSQKARNPRRSPKPQQAPVRPAAITPDAPCPCGRDASYGDCCAPFHQGRAAAPTAERLMRSRYSAFAVGDTGYLLRSWHPATRPGGLELDPAQRWTRLDILGTSGGSAFHDEGTVEFRAHYTLRGRSGSQYEHSRFVRENGAWVYVDALPEVP from the coding sequence GTGCCGAAGTCCCAGAAGGCGCGGAATCCGCGCAGGTCACCCAAGCCCCAGCAGGCGCCGGTCCGCCCGGCCGCCATCACCCCCGACGCCCCCTGCCCCTGCGGGCGCGACGCGTCGTACGGCGACTGCTGCGCCCCCTTCCACCAGGGCCGTGCCGCCGCCCCGACCGCGGAACGGCTGATGCGCTCCCGCTACAGCGCCTTCGCCGTCGGCGACACCGGATACCTGCTGCGCAGCTGGCACCCCGCGACCCGTCCGGGCGGCCTCGAACTGGACCCGGCGCAGCGCTGGACCCGCCTGGACATCCTCGGCACGTCCGGCGGCAGCGCCTTCCACGACGAGGGCACGGTGGAGTTCCGCGCGCACTACACGCTGCGCGGCCGGTCCGGCAGCCAGTACGAGCACAGCCGCTTCGTCCGCGAGAACGGCGCGTGGGTCTACGTGGACGCGCTGCCCGAAGTGCCTTAG
- a CDS encoding SCO1417 family MocR-like transcription factor gives MAQWTSAVGAPQLARLLRSQDPRDAELTAVGRKLPAYRSLADGVRLLVLEGRVPVAARLPAERELAAAFGVSRTTVAAAYEALRAEGFLESRRGSGSWTAVPAGNPLPTRGLEPLPPEAAGSMIDLGCAALPAPEPWLTRAVQGAMADLPLYAHTHGDYPAGLPVLRQALADRYTARGIPTMPEQIMVTTGAMGAVAAICRLCTSPGERVAVDSPSYANILQLMRDAGARLVPVALGERLAGWDIPAWRQVMRDAAPRMAYVVADFHNPTGTLATEDQRRRMVDAARSAGTLLVVDETMRELQLDPDTELPRPVCAFDPAGSSVITVGSASKAFWAGLRIGWVRAAPDIIRSLIAARAYSDLGSPVLEQLAIASLLESGGWEEAVRIRRDQARENRDAIVEALGRHLPDWEFSIPHGGLTLWVRTGGLSGSRIAEAGERLGVRVPSGPRFGVDGAFEGFVRLPFTVNGAVADEAAVRLARAARLVATGAAAEPDQSRHAFVA, from the coding sequence ATGGCTCAGTGGACTTCGGCGGTGGGCGCGCCCCAACTCGCCCGGCTGCTCCGCTCGCAAGATCCGCGGGATGCCGAACTGACCGCCGTCGGGCGGAAGTTGCCCGCCTACCGCAGCCTCGCCGACGGCGTCCGCCTCCTCGTGCTCGAAGGCCGGGTGCCGGTCGCCGCCCGGCTTCCCGCCGAGCGCGAACTGGCCGCCGCCTTCGGCGTCAGCCGCACCACCGTCGCCGCCGCCTACGAGGCGCTGCGCGCCGAAGGGTTCCTGGAGTCCCGGCGCGGCTCCGGCAGTTGGACCGCCGTCCCGGCCGGCAACCCGCTGCCCACCCGCGGCCTGGAGCCGCTCCCGCCGGAGGCCGCCGGCTCGATGATCGACCTCGGCTGCGCCGCCCTCCCGGCCCCCGAGCCGTGGCTCACGCGCGCCGTCCAGGGCGCCATGGCCGATCTGCCGCTCTACGCCCACACCCACGGCGACTACCCGGCCGGCCTCCCCGTCCTGCGCCAGGCCCTCGCCGATCGGTACACCGCCCGCGGCATCCCCACGATGCCCGAGCAGATCATGGTCACCACCGGCGCGATGGGCGCCGTCGCCGCGATCTGCCGGCTCTGTACCAGCCCCGGTGAGCGGGTGGCCGTCGACTCGCCCTCGTACGCCAACATCCTCCAGCTGATGCGCGACGCCGGCGCCCGGCTCGTCCCGGTCGCGCTCGGCGAACGGCTGGCCGGCTGGGACATCCCGGCCTGGCGACAGGTGATGCGCGATGCGGCACCCCGCATGGCGTATGTCGTCGCCGACTTCCACAACCCCACCGGCACCCTCGCCACCGAGGACCAGCGCCGCCGCATGGTCGACGCCGCGCGCTCGGCCGGCACCCTGCTCGTCGTCGACGAGACCATGAGGGAGCTGCAGCTGGATCCGGACACCGAACTCCCGCGCCCGGTCTGCGCCTTCGACCCCGCGGGCAGCTCCGTGATCACCGTCGGCTCGGCCAGCAAGGCGTTCTGGGCCGGGTTGCGCATCGGCTGGGTGCGGGCCGCGCCCGACATCATCCGCAGTCTGATCGCCGCCCGCGCCTACTCCGACCTCGGCTCACCCGTCCTCGAACAGCTCGCCATCGCCTCGCTGTTGGAGAGCGGCGGCTGGGAGGAGGCCGTCCGCATCCGCCGCGACCAGGCCCGCGAGAACCGCGACGCGATCGTCGAGGCCCTCGGACGGCACCTGCCCGACTGGGAGTTCAGCATTCCGCACGGCGGCCTCACCCTGTGGGTGCGGACGGGCGGGCTCTCCGGCTCCCGGATCGCCGAGGCGGGGGAGCGGCTCGGTGTACGGGTCCCCTCCGGCCCGCGCTTCGGTGTCGACGGCGCCTTCGAGGGCTTCGTGCGGCTGCCGTTCACCGTCAACGGGGCGGTCGCGGACGAGGCCGCGGTCCGGCTGGCGCGGGCCGCCCGACTGGTGGCGACCGGTGCCGCGGCGGAGCCGGACCAGTCGCGGCACGCCTTCGTGGCTTGA
- the yczE gene encoding membrane protein YczE — MGLMVRAGLGLEPWSVLNQGISRHTGLSIGTVTIVSGALILLLWIPLRQRPGLGTVSNVVILGLVMDATLALLPEIHALTARIPLLAFAVVLNGTATGLYISARFGPGPRDGLMTGLHLRTGRPVRLVRTCIEVTVLAVGFALGGSVGVGTVLYALAIGPMAQFFLRRFAIKGLPERPSLVVARGQASPEHAILPE, encoded by the coding sequence ATGGGGCTCATGGTCCGCGCCGGGCTCGGCCTGGAACCGTGGAGCGTCCTGAACCAGGGCATATCCCGGCACACGGGGCTGTCGATCGGCACCGTCACCATCGTCTCCGGGGCCCTGATCCTGCTGCTGTGGATCCCGCTGCGGCAACGCCCCGGCCTGGGCACGGTCTCGAACGTGGTGATCCTCGGCCTGGTCATGGACGCCACACTGGCGCTGCTCCCCGAGATCCATGCGCTCACCGCCCGCATCCCGCTGCTCGCCTTCGCCGTGGTCCTCAACGGCACCGCGACCGGCCTCTACATCTCGGCCCGCTTCGGACCGGGGCCCCGCGACGGCCTGATGACCGGGCTGCACCTGCGCACCGGCCGCCCCGTACGGCTGGTGCGGACCTGCATCGAGGTGACCGTCCTCGCCGTGGGGTTCGCACTCGGCGGGTCCGTCGGGGTGGGCACCGTGCTCTACGCCCTGGCCATCGGGCCGATGGCCCAGTTCTTCCTCCGCCGCTTCGCGATCAAGGGACTGCCCGAGCGGCCGTCCCTGGTGGTGGCCCGCGGCCAGGCGTCACCCGAGCACGCGATACTGCCGGAGTGA
- a CDS encoding glycerophosphodiester phosphodiesterase, with protein sequence MTSAIRLRHPYLDHPGPLPFAHRGGAADGLENTAAAFRRAVDLGYRYLETDVHTTSDGSLVAFHDATLDRVTDSQGAIAALPWRAVRRARVAGREPLPLFEELLEEFPEARWNVDLKVESALEPLLALLRRANAWDRVCVGSFSEARVARAQRLAGGRMASSLGTRGVAGLRLRSYGRGALPLDRLLGAAVRRSAVCVQVPERQSGIRVVDPLFLRAAHALGMQVHVWTVNDADRMAALLDLGVDGIMTDEIETLRTVLTARGCWV encoded by the coding sequence GTGACCTCCGCGATACGCCTCCGCCACCCCTACCTCGACCATCCCGGCCCGCTCCCCTTCGCCCACCGGGGCGGGGCCGCGGACGGCCTGGAGAACACCGCCGCCGCCTTCCGGCGCGCGGTGGACCTCGGCTACCGCTACCTGGAGACCGACGTCCACACCACCTCGGACGGCTCACTCGTCGCCTTCCACGACGCGACGCTGGACCGCGTCACCGACTCCCAGGGCGCCATCGCGGCACTCCCCTGGCGCGCGGTACGCCGGGCCCGGGTCGCCGGACGGGAGCCCCTGCCCCTCTTCGAGGAATTGCTGGAGGAGTTCCCCGAGGCCCGCTGGAACGTCGACCTGAAGGTGGAGTCCGCGCTGGAGCCGCTGTTGGCCCTGCTGCGCCGGGCCAACGCCTGGGACCGGGTGTGCGTCGGCTCGTTCTCCGAGGCCCGGGTGGCGCGGGCGCAGCGGCTGGCCGGCGGCCGGATGGCCAGCTCGCTGGGCACCCGCGGGGTGGCCGGTCTGCGGCTGCGCTCGTACGGCCGCGGGGCGCTGCCGCTGGACCGGCTGCTGGGCGCGGCCGTACGGCGCAGCGCCGTCTGCGTCCAGGTCCCCGAGCGGCAGTCCGGTATCCGCGTCGTCGATCCGCTGTTCCTGCGGGCCGCGCACGCACTGGGCATGCAGGTCCACGTCTGGACGGTCAACGACGCCGACCGCATGGCGGCGCTGCTGGACCTCGGCGTGGACGGCATCATGACCGATGAGATCGAGACCCTGCGCACGGTGCTGACCGCGCGGGGGTGCTGGGTCTAG
- a CDS encoding MFS transporter: MQSTEVGAGSPEAAAAAEKAGRRREQRGWYFYDWAISVYSSSVLTVFLGPYLTSVAKAAADAEGFVHPLGIPVRAGSFFAYAVSASLLLSVLAMPAAGAVADRTGRKKPLLGGCAYTGAAATTAMFFLGGDRYLLGGALLIIANVSFVVAMMLYNSFLPQIAEPDERDAVSSRGWAFGYAASALVLIADLALYAGHDTVGVSEGTAVRICLATAGLWWGVFALVPLRRLRDRPAAGGTRGAAGGAAVGQGWRQLRATLRDMRRHPLTLSFLLAFLIYNDGIQTVITQASVFGSEELRLDQTTLIVSILVVQVVAAAGALLMGRLARTYGAQRTVLGSLVAWTLIIAAGYFLPARAPVWFFALAVGIGLVLGGSQALSRSLFSHLIPRGKEAEYFSAYEMSDRGVSWLGPLVFGMAYQLTGSYRDAIVSLVAFFAIGFVLLARVPVRRAIAAAGNPVPDRI; the protein is encoded by the coding sequence GTGCAGAGCACAGAGGTCGGGGCCGGGAGCCCCGAGGCGGCAGCGGCGGCCGAGAAGGCCGGGCGGCGCCGCGAGCAGCGCGGCTGGTACTTCTACGACTGGGCGATCAGCGTCTACTCGTCGAGCGTGCTGACGGTGTTCCTCGGGCCGTATCTGACGTCGGTGGCGAAGGCCGCGGCGGACGCGGAGGGATTCGTCCACCCCCTGGGCATCCCGGTGCGCGCCGGCTCCTTCTTCGCGTACGCGGTGTCCGCGTCCCTGCTGCTGTCGGTGCTGGCGATGCCGGCGGCCGGGGCGGTGGCGGACCGGACCGGCCGGAAGAAGCCGCTGCTGGGCGGCTGCGCGTATACGGGGGCCGCGGCGACCACCGCGATGTTCTTCCTCGGCGGCGACCGCTATCTGCTGGGCGGGGCGCTGCTGATCATCGCGAACGTCTCGTTCGTGGTGGCGATGATGCTCTACAACTCCTTCCTGCCGCAGATCGCCGAGCCCGACGAGCGCGACGCGGTCTCCTCACGGGGCTGGGCCTTCGGCTACGCGGCCAGCGCACTGGTCCTGATCGCCGATCTCGCGCTGTACGCCGGGCATGACACGGTCGGCGTCTCCGAGGGGACGGCGGTACGGATCTGCCTGGCGACCGCGGGCCTGTGGTGGGGCGTCTTCGCGCTGGTCCCGCTGCGCCGCCTGCGCGACCGGCCTGCGGCCGGCGGCACCCGGGGCGCGGCGGGCGGCGCGGCGGTCGGCCAGGGCTGGCGCCAGCTGCGGGCGACGCTGCGCGATATGCGCCGCCATCCGCTCACCCTCTCCTTCCTGCTGGCGTTCCTCATCTACAACGACGGCATCCAGACCGTGATCACCCAGGCGTCGGTCTTCGGCTCCGAGGAGCTGCGGCTGGACCAGACCACGCTGATCGTGTCGATCCTGGTGGTGCAGGTGGTGGCCGCGGCGGGCGCGCTGCTGATGGGCCGGCTGGCCCGGACGTACGGCGCCCAGCGGACGGTGCTGGGTTCGCTGGTGGCCTGGACGCTGATCATCGCCGCGGGGTACTTCCTGCCCGCGCGGGCGCCGGTGTGGTTCTTCGCGCTGGCCGTCGGGATCGGGCTGGTGCTGGGCGGCAGTCAGGCGCTGTCGCGGTCGCTGTTCTCGCATCTGATCCCGCGCGGCAAGGAGGCGGAGTACTTCTCCGCGTACGAGATGAGCGACCGCGGGGTGAGCTGGCTGGGGCCGCTGGTGTTCGGGATGGCCTACCAGCTGACCGGGAGCTACCGGGATGCGATCGTGTCGCTGGTGGCGTTCTTCGCGATCGGTTTCGTGCTGCTGGCGCGGGTGCCGGTGCGGCGGGCGATCGCGGCGGCCGGGAATCCGGTACCTGACCGGATTTAG
- a CDS encoding RNA polymerase-binding protein RbpA — protein sequence MSERALRGTRLVVTSYETDRGIDLAPRQAVEYACQNGHRFEMPFSVEAEIPPEWECKVCGAPSLLVDGDGPEEKKGKPARTHWDMLMERRTREELEEVLAERLAVLRSGTMNIAVHPRDSNRKSA from the coding sequence ATGAGTGAGCGAGCTCTCCGCGGCACGCGACTCGTGGTGACCAGCTACGAGACCGACCGCGGCATCGACCTGGCCCCGCGCCAGGCGGTGGAGTACGCATGCCAGAACGGACATCGATTCGAGATGCCGTTCTCGGTTGAGGCCGAGATTCCGCCGGAGTGGGAGTGCAAGGTATGTGGCGCACCCTCTCTTCTGGTGGATGGGGATGGCCCTGAGGAGAAGAAGGGCAAGCCCGCGCGTACGCACTGGGACATGCTCATGGAGCGGCGGACCCGCGAGGAGCTCGAGGAGGTGCTGGCCGAGCGGCTGGCCGTCCTCCGCTCCGGCACCATGAACATTGCCGTGCATCCGCGCGACAGCAACCGCAAGTCCGCCTGA
- the fxsA gene encoding FxsA family membrane protein yields the protein MTFGATPPPSPQQHRSRARRFVPLGVAAWMVLEIWLLTMVAGATGGLTVFLLLVAGVIAGGAVIKRAGRRAWRNLTGTLQAGGAPAEPQESGSSGTGNTLPMIGGLLLILPGLLSDVLGLLCLFPPTGRLILRGADKLLTRPGSYAPGTFGDAYQQARMHRPDGKVVQGEVIRDDGPPAARRQDPPLTG from the coding sequence ATGACGTTCGGAGCCACGCCACCGCCCAGTCCCCAGCAGCACCGATCGCGCGCCCGCCGGTTCGTCCCGTTGGGCGTCGCCGCCTGGATGGTGCTGGAGATCTGGCTGCTGACCATGGTCGCCGGCGCCACCGGCGGGCTGACGGTGTTTCTGCTGCTCGTCGCGGGTGTGATCGCCGGCGGCGCGGTGATCAAGCGGGCCGGTCGCCGGGCCTGGCGGAACCTCACCGGGACCCTCCAGGCCGGCGGCGCCCCGGCGGAACCGCAGGAGAGCGGCTCGTCCGGCACCGGCAACACCCTCCCGATGATCGGCGGGCTGCTGCTGATACTGCCCGGCCTGCTGTCGGACGTGCTCGGGCTGCTCTGCCTCTTCCCGCCGACCGGGCGGCTGATCCTGCGCGGCGCCGACAAGCTGCTGACCCGTCCCGGTTCCTACGCGCCCGGTACCTTCGGCGACGCCTACCAGCAGGCGCGGATGCACCGACCGGACGGCAAGGTCGTCCAGGGCGAGGTCATCCGCGACGACGGACCCCCGGCCGCGCGCCGCCAGGACCCGCCGCTGACCGGCTGA
- a CDS encoding polyprenol monophosphomannose synthase — translation MTDGQRQYGPLGSTLVIIPTYNEAENIKPIVSRVRSAVPEAHVLVADDNSPDGTGKLADELAAEDEQVHVLHRKGKEGLGAAYLAGFRWGIDHGHDVLVEMDADGSHQPEELPRLLTALKGADLVLGSRWVPGGRVVNWPKHREFLSRGGSTYSRIMLDVPIRDVTGGFRAFRAATLKGLGLDEVASQGYCFQVDLARRAVRAGFHVVEVPITFIERQLGDSKMSRDIVVEALWRITAWGVGSRVDKIRRR, via the coding sequence GTGACAGACGGTCAGCGGCAGTACGGTCCGCTCGGCAGCACGTTGGTGATCATTCCGACGTACAACGAGGCGGAGAACATCAAGCCGATCGTCTCGCGGGTGCGGTCCGCCGTCCCCGAGGCGCATGTCCTCGTCGCGGACGACAACAGCCCGGACGGTACCGGCAAGCTCGCCGACGAACTGGCCGCCGAGGACGAGCAGGTCCACGTCCTGCACCGCAAGGGCAAGGAGGGGCTGGGCGCCGCCTACCTCGCGGGGTTCCGGTGGGGCATCGACCACGGCCATGACGTCCTGGTGGAGATGGACGCGGACGGCTCCCACCAGCCCGAGGAGCTGCCGCGGCTGCTCACCGCCCTCAAGGGCGCTGATCTGGTGCTGGGCTCGCGCTGGGTGCCGGGCGGCCGGGTGGTGAACTGGCCCAAGCACCGCGAGTTCCTCTCCCGCGGCGGCAGCACGTACTCCCGGATCATGCTGGACGTGCCGATCCGCGATGTGACCGGCGGCTTCCGGGCGTTCCGGGCCGCGACCCTCAAGGGCCTGGGCCTGGACGAGGTGGCCTCTCAGGGCTACTGCTTCCAGGTCGACCTCGCGCGGCGTGCCGTGCGGGCGGGCTTCCACGTGGTCGAGGTCCCGATCACCTTCATCGAGCGGCAGCTGGGCGACAGCAAGATGAGCCGCGACATCGTCGTGGAGGCGCTGTGGCGGATCACCGCCTGGGGCGTCGGCTCCCGGGTGGACAAGATCCGCAGGCGCTGA